The Eubacteriaceae bacterium Marseille-Q4139 genome has a window encoding:
- a CDS encoding LLM class flavin-dependent oxidoreductase — protein MKSNLRNEIKSYIVRSGYTMQEVVDRLSEDYGWSDSVSNLSNKLQRESLRYVEAVQLADALGYDLVWQKQRDK, from the coding sequence ATGAAATCTAATTTGAGAAATGAAATCAAGTCGTATATTGTGCGTTCCGGCTACACGATGCAGGAAGTCGTTGACCGGCTTTCCGAGGATTACGGCTGGAGCGACAGCGTTTCAAACCTGTCCAACAAGCTCCAGCGGGAGTCTCTGCGGTATGTAGAGGCGGTACAGCTTGCCGATGCCCTTGGCTATGACCTCGTATGGCAGAAGCAGAGGGACAAATGA
- a CDS encoding DegV family protein, with amino-acid sequence MSENCSLQYKILTDAASDLTDSLVADYPEVQVLPMEVMVGGVSYNYGPGGNLSSQEFYRLLKQGNKPSTSQINPSCYLIEFTKILELGYDILYLGFSSGLSGMYQNAKMTAEILSEQYPHRKIRCVDTLCAAPGEGFLVLEAAKKKREGFSLDDLADWVELHRLQVCHWFTVDGLSYLHQGGRVSTASVVAGTALQIKPLLRLNNEGKLEVAGKPRGNKRALLELITKMREQWNPRISKSVAIVYSGAPEQVQSLCDTVISQFPDAICYTASVGPVIGAHTGPGLLALVYWGNQR; translated from the coding sequence ATGTCTGAAAACTGCTCATTGCAATATAAGATTCTTACTGATGCCGCATCTGATTTAACCGATTCCCTGGTGGCAGATTATCCTGAAGTCCAGGTTCTTCCCATGGAAGTTATGGTTGGAGGAGTCTCTTACAATTATGGGCCCGGTGGGAATCTAAGCAGCCAGGAATTCTATAGGTTGCTGAAGCAAGGAAACAAACCATCCACCTCTCAAATTAATCCTTCATGCTATCTGATAGAATTTACAAAAATTCTTGAACTTGGCTACGATATTTTATATCTTGGATTTTCATCCGGCTTATCTGGAATGTATCAAAATGCCAAAATGACAGCTGAAATACTTTCTGAGCAATATCCGCATCGAAAAATACGCTGTGTGGACACTCTGTGCGCTGCACCGGGTGAAGGATTCTTGGTTCTGGAGGCAGCCAAAAAGAAACGAGAGGGATTCTCGCTGGACGACCTGGCAGATTGGGTTGAACTACATCGTCTTCAGGTCTGTCATTGGTTTACGGTGGACGGACTATCTTATCTGCATCAAGGGGGACGAGTATCCACGGCGTCAGTAGTCGCTGGTACCGCTTTGCAGATCAAACCCTTGTTACGATTAAATAATGAGGGGAAATTGGAAGTGGCCGGAAAGCCACGTGGGAATAAGCGTGCATTGCTGGAGCTAATTACTAAGATGAGGGAGCAGTGGAATCCTCGGATTTCCAAGTCTGTGGCCATCGTATACAGCGGGGCTCCTGAGCAGGTACAATCACTCTGTGATACAGTTATTTCCCAATTTCCAGATGCAATATGCTATACCGCATCAGTCGGCCCGGTTATTGGGGCTCACACAGGACCTGGACTACTGGCCCTGGTGTATTGGGGAAATCAAAGATAA
- a CDS encoding recombinase family protein has product MTQTQIHATISPCTPILSADPTVKEDAMLDQQKITILYCRLSNEDALDGESNSIQNQKEFLTRYAAEHGYTNLKILVDDGYTGTNFDRPGVQEGFALVKQGLVGCWLVKDLSRFGRDYLTVGQYTDIIFPSYDVRFIAVNDGVDSERGDSDGFAAIRNLFNEWYPRDTSKKVRVVFRQKGTSGKHLGKPPYGYRTDPADKDHWIIDEDAAPVVKRIFDLAIDGKGPEQIARILEKDKVLTTKALYAKQSEDHPDPKKRKKMPERPYHWIGQSVAGILERMEYTGCTCNFKTYSKSYKLKKRIPNAIEDMCIFPDTQEAIVSQAQWDRVQELRKNKRRPTKAERQGLFSGLLFCPDCGNKLHFATCKSFDGKQDHYVCSSYKSGRGTCSAHYIREDVLRELVLERIRTVNAYIRQDVEGFQEEWLQCRRSDQERNIREDRKRVEQAKKRLADLDVLLSRLYEDFVLGDLSKERYKKMTADYEAEQERLKLEIEVTEEWLETQETMSADVDAFVALTQKYVDVPELTPTIVNEYIKKIEVFAPDKSSGKRVQKVKIYFNFVDDVEIPVISEPVVAKSTPGRRKTA; this is encoded by the coding sequence ATGACACAGACTCAAATTCATGCTACAATATCACCATGCACACCGATTCTGTCAGCTGACCCAACCGTAAAGGAGGACGCTATGTTGGATCAGCAGAAAATCACCATCCTGTACTGCCGCCTCAGCAATGAGGATGCGCTGGATGGAGAATCAAATTCGATACAGAATCAAAAAGAGTTTTTAACCCGGTACGCAGCCGAGCATGGCTACACCAACCTGAAAATTCTGGTGGATGACGGATATACGGGAACCAATTTTGACCGCCCCGGCGTGCAGGAAGGCTTTGCACTGGTTAAGCAGGGGCTTGTCGGTTGCTGGCTGGTCAAGGATCTTAGTAGGTTTGGCCGAGATTACCTGACCGTTGGACAGTACACGGACATCATTTTCCCCAGCTACGATGTGCGTTTTATCGCCGTCAATGATGGTGTGGACAGTGAACGGGGCGACAGCGACGGCTTTGCCGCTATCCGTAATTTGTTCAACGAATGGTATCCACGGGACACCAGCAAAAAAGTCCGAGTCGTATTCCGGCAGAAAGGCACCAGCGGAAAGCATCTGGGAAAACCGCCCTATGGTTATCGCACTGACCCTGCCGATAAAGACCATTGGATCATTGACGAGGATGCCGCCCCAGTAGTCAAGCGCATCTTTGACTTGGCCATTGACGGCAAGGGGCCGGAACAGATTGCCCGTATACTGGAGAAGGATAAGGTGTTGACTACCAAGGCGCTGTATGCCAAACAGTCGGAAGACCATCCTGACCCAAAAAAGCGTAAGAAAATGCCGGAGCGCCCTTACCATTGGATTGGTCAATCGGTTGCGGGTATTCTGGAGCGGATGGAGTACACCGGCTGTACCTGCAATTTCAAGACCTATTCCAAGTCCTATAAGCTGAAGAAGCGGATTCCCAATGCCATCGAAGATATGTGTATCTTCCCTGATACGCAGGAAGCAATCGTTTCTCAGGCTCAGTGGGACAGGGTGCAGGAGTTGCGAAAAAACAAACGCCGTCCCACAAAAGCGGAACGGCAGGGATTGTTCTCTGGGCTTCTGTTCTGTCCTGATTGCGGGAATAAGCTGCACTTTGCTACCTGCAAAAGCTTTGACGGCAAGCAAGACCATTATGTATGCTCCAGCTACAAAAGTGGTCGAGGCACCTGTTCTGCCCACTATATCCGTGAAGATGTACTGCGGGAACTGGTGCTGGAGCGCATCCGTACGGTCAATGCCTATATCCGGCAGGATGTGGAAGGCTTTCAGGAAGAATGGCTGCAATGCCGCCGTTCCGATCAGGAACGCAACATCCGTGAGGATCGGAAGCGAGTGGAGCAGGCCAAGAAACGGCTGGCTGACTTGGATGTTCTTCTGTCCCGACTTTATGAGGATTTTGTCCTGGGCGATCTGAGTAAGGAGCGGTATAAGAAAATGACCGCCGATTACGAGGCAGAGCAGGAGCGGTTAAAACTCGAAATTGAAGTGACGGAAGAATGGCTGGAAACTCAGGAAACCATGAGTGCAGATGTGGATGCCTTTGTCGCCCTGACTCAGAAGTATGTGGATGTACCGGAATTGACACCTACGATAGTCAATGAGTATATCAAGAAAATTGAGGTGTTTGCACCGGACAAATCCAGCGGCAAGCGGGTACAGAAGGTAAAAATCTATTTCAACTTCGTGGATGATGTAGAGATTCCTGTGATTTCCGAGCCTGTTGTTGCGAAATCTACCCCTGGACGCAGAAAAACGGCGTGA
- a CDS encoding lysophospholipase has product MEGNTHTEFEKLRLTSIVDGLPLAIEVIEPIGPIYGVIQISHGMAEHKERYRDFMQFLSAHGYVVAIHDHRGHGGSVRDVSDLGYFYTDNAQVIVEDLHDVTAFLQKRYPGYPIYMFSHSMGTLVARNYLKRYDHELSKVILCGPPTKNETIHLAILLAQISSKIHGELYRNHFLNQLVFGPANKKFGAVNAWLSSDAAEVERYIYDPLCGYIFTNNGFLNLFELQKDAFDANGWIIRNSELPIFLIAGEDDPVIRGEKKFFQLETFLKQVGYQNVSAKLYKGMRHELLNETGKRQLYHDILAFLSKKPYS; this is encoded by the coding sequence ATGGAAGGAAATACTCATACAGAATTTGAAAAATTAAGACTAACATCCATTGTGGATGGGTTGCCGCTGGCGATAGAAGTTATCGAACCTATTGGTCCAATTTACGGTGTTATACAAATTTCACATGGCATGGCAGAACATAAAGAACGATACAGAGACTTCATGCAATTCCTTTCCGCACACGGTTATGTGGTTGCTATTCATGACCATAGAGGACATGGCGGCAGTGTACGAGACGTATCCGATTTGGGCTATTTCTATACGGATAATGCCCAAGTCATTGTGGAAGATTTGCATGATGTAACTGCATTTCTTCAAAAACGATACCCAGGTTACCCGATTTATATGTTTAGCCATAGTATGGGTACCCTTGTGGCAAGAAATTATCTTAAGAGATACGATCATGAATTGTCTAAAGTGATTCTGTGTGGCCCCCCGACAAAAAATGAAACCATTCATCTCGCAATTCTACTGGCTCAAATATCCAGCAAAATACATGGTGAACTATATAGAAACCATTTTTTAAATCAATTAGTATTTGGTCCGGCAAACAAGAAATTTGGGGCAGTAAATGCTTGGCTGTCCAGCGACGCTGCTGAAGTTGAACGGTATATATACGATCCTCTTTGTGGTTATATTTTCACCAACAACGGTTTTCTCAATCTGTTTGAACTTCAAAAAGATGCGTTTGATGCCAATGGATGGATTATCAGAAATTCGGAACTTCCAATCTTTTTGATTGCCGGGGAGGACGATCCGGTGATCCGAGGAGAGAAAAAATTTTTCCAGCTGGAAACATTCCTCAAGCAGGTTGGATACCAGAATGTTTCCGCAAAACTTTATAAAGGTATGCGCCATGAACTGCTCAATGAAACAGGAAAGCGACAATTGTATCATGACATCTTGGCTTTCCTTTCAAAAAAACCATATTCGTAA
- a CDS encoding IS256 family transposase, producing MSEKIVQLNEEVIKGQIKELVRGSVEETLNELLEAEAEKLTQAARYERNEQRQGYRSGHYNRNLTTTSGDVTLKVPKLKGISFETAIIERYRRRESSVEEALIEMYLAGVSVRRVEDITEALWGSKVSPSTISELNKKAYVHIEDWRNRPLQGGRYPYVYVDGIYLRRNWGGEFENVAILVAIAVNEDGYREVLGAAEGMKEDKSSWVSFFQWLRGRGLDGVKLIVGDKCLGMLEAVGEVFPEAKYQRCTVHFYRNVFSVTPRSKVKLVAKMLKAVHAQESKKAAREKAKAVVEELRSMKLKEAAKKVEDGIEETLTYCDFPSEHWTRIRTNNVIERLNREIRRRTRVVGSFPDGNSALMLVCARLRHVAGTQWGNKKYMNMKHLEAALEDASIAG from the coding sequence ATGTCCGAAAAGATTGTACAGCTTAACGAGGAAGTAATCAAGGGTCAAATCAAAGAACTGGTACGAGGCAGCGTAGAGGAAACCCTCAACGAACTGCTGGAGGCCGAGGCGGAGAAGCTGACCCAGGCGGCCCGGTACGAGCGCAATGAGCAGCGTCAGGGCTATCGCAGCGGCCACTACAACCGTAACCTCACCACCACTTCCGGGGACGTCACTCTCAAGGTTCCCAAACTCAAGGGAATCTCTTTTGAAACCGCCATCATTGAGCGGTATCGCCGCCGGGAGAGCAGCGTGGAAGAAGCCCTCATTGAGATGTACCTGGCAGGCGTATCCGTTCGGCGTGTGGAGGATATTACCGAGGCCCTCTGGGGTAGCAAAGTCTCTCCCTCCACTATAAGTGAGTTAAACAAGAAAGCGTATGTCCACATCGAGGATTGGCGGAACCGTCCTCTGCAAGGCGGACGATATCCGTATGTCTATGTGGATGGGATCTATCTGCGCCGTAACTGGGGCGGCGAATTTGAAAACGTAGCCATTCTTGTGGCAATTGCGGTCAATGAGGACGGATACCGTGAGGTTCTGGGTGCCGCCGAGGGCATGAAGGAGGACAAGTCCAGCTGGGTCAGCTTCTTCCAGTGGCTGCGTGGCCGAGGTCTGGACGGTGTGAAACTCATTGTTGGAGACAAGTGCCTTGGTATGCTGGAGGCCGTGGGAGAAGTATTCCCCGAAGCCAAGTACCAGCGCTGTACCGTCCACTTTTACCGCAATGTATTCTCGGTCACGCCTCGCTCCAAGGTGAAGCTGGTGGCAAAGATGCTCAAGGCGGTCCACGCCCAGGAAAGCAAGAAAGCAGCCCGGGAAAAGGCCAAAGCTGTGGTGGAAGAACTGCGCTCCATGAAACTGAAAGAGGCGGCCAAGAAGGTAGAGGATGGCATTGAGGAGACGCTGACCTACTGCGATTTTCCCAGCGAGCACTGGACTCGCATCCGTACCAATAACGTTATTGAACGACTCAACCGGGAGATCCGCCGCCGTACCCGTGTGGTGGGCAGTTTCCCGGACGGCAATTCCGCCCTTATGCTGGTCTGTGCCCGGCTGCGCCATGTGGCCGGCACCCAGTGGGGCAACAAGAAGTACATGAACATGAAGCACCTGGAGGCAGCCCTTGAAGATGCCTCCATTGCTGGCTGA
- a CDS encoding DNA primase, protein MNLFEVVKASINTREAAQAYGIDVNRHGMALCPFHNDRHPSLYVSDDHYHCFACGEHGDVIDLTAKLFDLRLYDAARKLASDFHLAPDKPLPEAIRQKLKHKTKAQQLRENEQLCFSVLNQYRRLLLDWERQYAPQAPEDVLDERFVEACHRLPWAEYQLDILLQGDSYERGEVVSELTANGYICKLQTRLREERYHE, encoded by the coding sequence ATGAATCTGTTTGAAGTGGTGAAAGCCAGTATCAACACAAGGGAAGCAGCGCAGGCGTATGGAATTGACGTTAACCGCCATGGCATGGCCCTGTGTCCGTTCCACAATGACCGTCATCCGAGCCTGTATGTATCGGATGACCACTACCACTGTTTCGCCTGTGGGGAGCATGGGGATGTGATCGACCTGACCGCCAAACTGTTTGACCTTCGGCTGTATGATGCGGCCCGAAAACTGGCGTCGGACTTTCACCTTGCGCCGGACAAGCCCTTGCCGGAAGCAATTCGCCAAAAATTAAAGCACAAAACCAAAGCACAGCAGCTTCGTGAGAACGAGCAGCTGTGCTTTTCTGTTTTGAACCAGTATCGGCGGTTGCTCCTGGATTGGGAAAGGCAATATGCACCGCAAGCGCCGGAAGATGTGTTGGACGAGCGGTTTGTGGAAGCCTGCCACCGTCTGCCCTGGGCAGAGTATCAGCTGGACATTCTGCTGCAAGGCGATTCCTATGAACGAGGCGAAGTCGTGAGTGAACTAACGGCAAACGGATACATCTGCAAATTACAGACCCGCCTGAGAGAGGAGCGATACCATGAATAA
- a CDS encoding DNA primase — protein sequence MNNPVWIDDKGKIVEPEYCRDFLSQHPMRCINDRFYTVDGPLPDENKLKRTIYEEISPWLHDKVAQTVEQIIKALKLAAYTDPLPLQCDRIHVANGTCFLDGTFTEKKEYCSNRLSVSYRADAPAPEHWLCFLSELLEPEDIPALQEYLGYCLIPSTKGQKMLMLIGKGGEGKSRIGVVMNAIFGLNMNTTSIQKVENNRFARADLEGKLLMVDDDLDMNALTKTNYVKSIVTAELRMDLERKKEQSYQGQLYVRFLCFGNGALTALHDRSDGFFRRQIILTTKDKPADRFDDPFLAEKLIAEKEGIFLWMLEGLRRLIANHYHFTISQRAKDNITSAVREANNILDFLDSEGYVEFKADYEASTKNLYAAYKRWCEDNAENPLSPKSFANQLSQNAERYHLEPVNNLHIGGGKRCRGYMGIYVLLSPVEL from the coding sequence ATGAATAACCCTGTTTGGATTGATGATAAGGGGAAAATCGTCGAACCGGAATACTGCCGGGATTTCCTGTCCCAGCATCCCATGCGCTGTATCAACGACCGCTTTTATACTGTGGATGGACCGCTGCCGGACGAGAACAAATTGAAACGAACGATTTATGAGGAAATCTCACCCTGGCTCCACGACAAGGTCGCACAGACAGTGGAGCAGATAATCAAAGCGTTGAAGCTGGCGGCATACACAGACCCGTTGCCCCTGCAATGTGACCGCATCCATGTGGCGAACGGCACTTGTTTTCTGGACGGTACATTCACAGAGAAAAAAGAGTATTGCAGCAACCGCCTGTCGGTGTCTTATCGGGCAGATGCTCCTGCACCGGAACACTGGCTGTGCTTCCTTTCGGAACTGCTGGAGCCGGAGGATATTCCTGCCTTGCAGGAGTATCTGGGCTACTGCCTGATTCCCTCCACCAAAGGACAGAAAATGCTTATGCTGATCGGCAAGGGCGGCGAAGGCAAAAGCCGCATCGGTGTGGTGATGAACGCCATTTTCGGGCTCAACATGAATACCACTTCCATCCAGAAGGTAGAAAACAATCGTTTCGCCAGAGCCGATTTAGAGGGCAAGCTGCTGATGGTGGACGATGATCTTGACATGAACGCCTTAACCAAAACCAACTATGTAAAATCCATTGTGACAGCAGAACTGCGAATGGATTTGGAACGGAAGAAAGAACAGAGCTATCAGGGGCAGCTGTATGTGCGTTTTCTCTGCTTCGGCAACGGGGCATTAACTGCGCTTCACGACCGCAGCGACGGTTTCTTTCGCCGACAGATCATTCTGACCACTAAAGACAAGCCTGCGGATCGGTTCGATGACCCGTTTCTTGCTGAGAAACTGATTGCCGAAAAAGAGGGAATCTTCCTCTGGATGCTGGAGGGACTGCGGCGGCTGATCGCCAATCACTATCACTTTACCATCAGCCAGAGAGCCAAGGACAATATCACTTCCGCTGTTCGGGAGGCCAATAACATTCTGGATTTTCTCGATTCTGAGGGTTATGTGGAATTCAAGGCCGATTATGAAGCCAGCACCAAAAATCTGTATGCAGCCTATAAGCGGTGGTGTGAGGACAACGCAGAAAACCCACTGTCCCCAAAGAGCTTCGCAAACCAGCTCAGCCAGAACGCAGAACGCTACCATTTGGAGCCAGTCAATAACCTGCACATCGGCGGTGGGAAGCGATGCCGAGGATATATGGGCATTTATGTTCTGCTCTCACCTGTGGAATTGTGA
- a CDS encoding plasmid recombination protein, with protein MARNDGIDRTFARNQDLPTLDDVAKVQEHNEREKDSYSNQDIDTTQTYRNVHFKAPTDSYAAMFDQMIADGVISTRGLKADAVKYGELIFDVNSAYFHNHGGYEYAKQFYTDAYKAAAEIVGGEQYILSAVMHADERNRAMSEALGQDVYHYHLHVVYVPVVEKQILWSKRCKDKSLVGTVKETIMQVSRSKKWESKVALDEQGNPLLTAKGKKVLRTSYSVLQDDFFNYMKAAGYTDVERGERGSTEEHLTVTQFKVAQEQQRLEDVTAQIAQTEQALGTAQAAVEKKQKELQSLQKQTKEQRTAALTVQEIRSMGKKTITGNITLTPSECSTLKDYAVNGILAKAENSRLEDSLQQAQKSAAVWKQRYEKIYDKYQELKKEVQPYLDAVKLAPEKVRAFLDAILTRTRQTKQHNQPSRRKSQDMEL; from the coding sequence ATGGCCAGAAACGACGGAATCGACCGCACCTTTGCCCGTAACCAGGACTTGCCCACCCTTGATGATGTGGCGAAGGTGCAGGAGCATAACGAACGGGAAAAGGACAGCTACTCCAACCAGGATATTGATACCACCCAAACCTACCGGAATGTCCACTTCAAGGCTCCCACCGACAGCTATGCCGCTATGTTCGATCAGATGATTGCCGATGGTGTCATCTCCACCCGTGGTCTGAAAGCCGATGCGGTAAAATACGGGGAACTGATTTTTGATGTGAACTCCGCTTACTTTCACAATCACGGCGGATATGAATATGCCAAGCAATTCTACACCGACGCATACAAAGCTGCCGCAGAGATCGTGGGCGGTGAGCAGTATATCCTCTCTGCCGTCATGCACGCCGATGAGCGCAACCGAGCCATGTCGGAAGCTCTGGGGCAGGATGTGTATCACTACCACCTTCATGTGGTCTATGTCCCGGTGGTGGAAAAACAGATTCTCTGGTCGAAGCGGTGCAAGGATAAGTCACTTGTGGGGACAGTCAAGGAAACGATCATGCAGGTCAGCCGAAGCAAAAAGTGGGAATCCAAGGTAGCTCTGGATGAGCAGGGCAATCCGCTTCTGACCGCCAAGGGCAAGAAAGTCCTGCGGACATCATACAGTGTCCTGCAAGACGATTTCTTCAACTATATGAAAGCTGCCGGATATACCGATGTGGAGCGTGGAGAGCGTGGCAGCACTGAAGAACATCTGACTGTGACCCAGTTCAAGGTGGCACAGGAGCAGCAGCGGCTGGAAGATGTGACCGCCCAAATCGCTCAGACAGAACAGGCGCTGGGCACCGCACAGGCTGCCGTTGAGAAAAAGCAGAAGGAGCTGCAATCCCTGCAAAAGCAGACCAAAGAACAGCGCACTGCCGCCCTGACCGTACAGGAAATCCGCTCCATGGGGAAAAAGACGATCACCGGCAATATCACTCTGACCCCATCCGAGTGCAGTACGCTCAAGGATTATGCGGTCAATGGGATTCTTGCCAAGGCGGAAAACAGCCGTTTGGAAGATAGTCTGCAACAAGCGCAAAAGAGTGCTGCTGTCTGGAAACAGCGGTATGAAAAGATTTATGACAAGTACCAAGAACTGAAAAAGGAAGTCCAGCCATATCTGGACGCTGTCAAGCTCGCACCCGAAAAGGTGCGGGCTTTTCTTGATGCCATTTTGACTCGGACTCGGCAAACAAAGCAGCACAATCAACCTTCCCGCCGCAAGTCGCAGGATATGGAACTTTAA
- a CDS encoding DegV family protein, which produces MSKYVLSCESTVDLTKSYLQQRHIAYIGYPYELNGRFYQDDFGETLSLENFYREMEQGASTKTAQINAYEFTQYFETFLSQGKDVLHICLSSGITGVLNAAQMAKNELEDKYPDRSIYLVDSLAASAGSGLLVEKLADLRDEGMDIEQLWQWVQENKLRVNHWFFSSDLKYYIRGGRISKTAGIAGTMLGICPLLDVDVKGRLIPREKIRGTKRAIAALNDKMCLLADNGPNYNESCFIAHSGCAELAMQAAELLNQNFPKIPGGVRIYQIGTIIGAHTGPGTVALFFWGKARNN; this is translated from the coding sequence ATGAGCAAATATGTACTTAGCTGTGAGTCAACAGTAGATTTAACAAAGTCATACCTTCAGCAAAGACACATCGCCTATATCGGTTATCCTTATGAATTGAATGGCCGTTTTTACCAAGATGATTTTGGGGAAACACTCTCTTTGGAGAACTTTTACCGAGAAATGGAACAAGGTGCCAGTACGAAAACTGCCCAAATTAACGCTTATGAATTCACTCAATATTTTGAAACTTTTCTTTCACAAGGGAAAGATGTGTTACATATCTGTTTATCATCCGGGATTACTGGTGTATTGAATGCTGCACAGATGGCAAAAAACGAGTTGGAAGATAAATATCCAGATCGATCAATTTATCTTGTAGACTCTTTAGCCGCCTCGGCTGGCAGTGGGCTTCTTGTAGAAAAATTAGCTGACTTGCGAGACGAAGGAATGGATATAGAGCAATTATGGCAATGGGTTCAAGAAAATAAGCTACGGGTTAATCATTGGTTCTTTTCCAGTGATCTTAAATACTATATTCGAGGCGGCAGAATTTCCAAAACGGCTGGAATAGCAGGGACGATGTTGGGAATTTGCCCTTTGCTGGATGTGGATGTGAAGGGAAGGTTAATCCCACGGGAAAAAATCAGAGGGACGAAGCGGGCGATTGCTGCTTTGAACGATAAAATGTGCCTACTGGCCGACAATGGCCCAAATTATAATGAATCTTGTTTTATAGCGCATTCCGGCTGTGCAGAGCTTGCTATGCAAGCAGCGGAACTTCTAAACCAAAACTTCCCAAAAATTCCCGGCGGGGTTCGGATTTATCAGATCGGTACAATTATTGGAGCGCATACTGGCCCAGGAACGGTAGCATTGTTCTTTTGGGGGAAAGCTCGCAACAACTAA